One segment of Sander vitreus isolate 19-12246 chromosome 20, sanVit1, whole genome shotgun sequence DNA contains the following:
- the LOC144535603 gene encoding cytosolic 5'-nucleotidase 1A-like: MSLRNCHTLTVSGQDLTSSSSRAPWEDARAVLKPSSLARKPKPPKPENAITIGVSARVLFNMEKEQQIYEQQGMEEYIKYQVEHETQPFSPGPAFSFVKALEAVNTRLRELYPESEELFDVVLMTNNHAYVGLRLINTINHHKLFIERFCMTGGNSPIGYLKAYHTNLYLSADPVKVREALEEGIAAATMFTPEKITEVSETQLRVAFDGDAVLFSDESERIYKAHGLDKFFEHEKTHENKPLDHGPLKGFLEALGKLQKKFYGKGQRMDCPIRTYLVTARSAASSGTRALKTLRSWGLEIDEALFLAGAPKGPMLEKIRPHIFFDDQMFHVEGAAEMGTVACHVPYGIAQRITKKGIHDKETSSAPQES; the protein is encoded by the exons ATGAGTCTAAGAAACTGTCACACTCTGACCGTCAGTGGACAGGATTTGACCAGCAGCAGTAGCCGAGCCCCCTGGGAAGATGCTAGGGCGGTTTTGAAGCCCTCCTCCCTAGCCAGGAAACCTAAACCA CCCAAGCCAGAGAATGCTATCACCATTGGCGTGTCAGCACGAGTCCTCTTCAACATGGAGAAGGAGCAGCAGATCTACGAACAGCAGGGCATGGAAGAGTACATCAAGTATCAGGTGGAGCATGAAACGCAGCCTTTCAGCCCCGGTCCTGCCTTCTCTTTTGTCAAG GCTCTGGAGGCGGTGAACACTCGACTGCGGGAGCTTTACCCCGAGAGCGAGGAGCTCTTTGATGTTGTGCTCATGACCAACAACCATGCATACGTTGGCCTAAGACTCATCAATACTATCAATCATCACA AGTTGTTCATCGAGCGCTTCTGTATGACAGGAGGAAACAGTCCCATAGGTTACTTAAAGGCCTACCACACTAACCTTTACCTGTCTGCTGATCCAGTCAAGGTTCGGGAAGCACTGGAAGAAG GTATAGCAGCAGCCACGATGTTCACCCCAGAGAAGATAACTGAAGTGTCGGAGACTCAGCTGCGTGTTGCCTTTGATGGTGATGCCGTCCTCTTCTCTGATGAGTCTGAGCGCATTTACAAGGCCCATGGACTGGACAAGTTCTTTGAGCATGAGAAGACACATGAGAACAAGCCTCTGGAccat GGACCATTGAAAGGCTTCCTGGAGGCTTTAGGAAAGCTGCAGAAGAAGTTTTATGGCAAAGGACAGCGCATGGACTGCCCCATCCGGACCTACTTGGTGACAGCTCGCAGTGCAGCCAGCTCTGGAACCAGAGCCCTAAAAACTTTGCGCTCATGGGGTCTGGAGATCGATGAGGCTCTCTTTTTGGCAGGGGCACCCAAGGGCCCCATGCTTGAGAAGATTAGGCCGCACATTTTCTTCGATGACCAGATGTTTCATGTGGAGGGGGCCGCTGAAATGGGGACAGTAGCGTGCCATGTGCCCTATGGGATAGCTCAGAGAATTACCAAGAAAGGGATTCATGACAAAGAGACTTCTTCAGCACCCCAAGAATCCTAA
- the LOC144535369 gene encoding protein L-Myc-1b-like: MAFDCYQHYFFDDFDREEDFYKSTAPSEDIWKKFELLPTPPMSPTRTLSGGALHLSPGDKLSWLSKVLGQEEECEGQIIPNTEELLGNLSSIIIQDCMWSSFSASKQLEKVNGRVPAAAQTSVSPVAQIYVRPSKAQCVFPGGPIAAPATDCVDPAAVLAYPASSCRKPASSGSESRSDSSDDEEEIDVVTVESKQNRVRLVNVRKPVTITVRADPCPKRFHMSVHRQQHNYAARSPDSEPEPEDEDEDEEDEEEPQSKRTCTASSQQLGSSSGASQPGSPSESPQNSDAEDTDRRRNHNFLERKRRNDLRSRFLALRDQVPGLDSAKTPKVAILTHAAEYLADLHTREKRQLQEKKRLKTRQQQLLRRLSELKRS; this comes from the exons ATGGCGTTCGACTGTTACCAGCACTATTTTTTCGACGATTTCGACAGAGAGGAGGATTTTTACAAGTCGACCGCACCGAGCGAGGACATATGGAAAAAGTTCGAGCTGCTGCCCACCCCTCCCATGTCTCCCACCCGGACTCTGAGCGGTGGTGCTCTGCACCTCTCGCCGGGAGACAAGCTCAGCTGGCTGTCCAAAGTCCTGGGTCAGGAGGAGGAGTGCGAGGGTCAGATAATCCCAAATACGGAGGAGCTACTCGGCAACCTCAGCTCCATCATCATCCAGGACTGCATGTGGAGTAGTTTCTCTGCCAGCAAGCAGCTGGAGAAGGTCAACGGGAGAGTGCCAGCTGCGGCACAGACAAGTGTCTCTCCGGTGGCCCAGATCTACGTGAGACCGAGCAAGGCGCAGTGCGTCTTTCCCGGTGGACCGATCGCCGCTCCGGCGACTGACTGCGTCGACCCCGCGGCTGTTCTCGCCTACCCGGCAAGCAGCTGCAGGAAGCCGGCGTCGTCTGGCTCCGAGTCTCGCTCTGATTCCTCTG atgatgaagaggaaattGATGTGGTCACCGTTGAGAGCAAGCAGAACCGGGTGCGGCTggtaaatgtcagaaaaccaGTGACCATCACGGTGCGGGCCGACCCATGCCCCAAACGCTTCCATATGTCTGTCCACCGACAGCAGCACAACTATGCTGCCCGCTCCCCAGACAGCGAACCAGAACCTGAGGATGAAGATGAGGACGAGGAGGACGAGGAAGAGCCTCAAAGCAAGCGTACATGCACGGCATCCAGTCAGCAGCTGGGCTCGTCGTCTGGTGCCTCCCAGCCTGGTTCCCCATCAGAGAGTCCTCAAAACTCGGATGCAGAGGACACTGACCGCAGGCGGAACCACAACTTCCTTGAGAGGAAGAGGCGGAACGATCTCCGGTCCCGTTTCCTGGCCCTGCGGGATCAGGTCCCTGGTCTCGACTCGGCCAAGACTCCGAAGGTGGCCATCCTGACCCACGCGGCGGAGTACCTGGCAGACCTGCACACCAGGGAGAAACGGCAGCTCCAGGAGAAGAAACGCCTCAAAACCCGACAACAGCAACTTCTCCGCAGATTATCTGAACTGAAGCGCTCTTGA